The following coding sequences are from one Petrotoga sibirica DSM 13575 window:
- the mgtE gene encoding magnesium transporter, whose protein sequence is MKVEVKVDIKKLINEKEFKLLKELLKEQEPARIVEMIEELPHDEKIVVFRFLPKDTAAEVFSQLEKDDQMELLSLFKEDKLKEIIENMEPDDRADLLEELPANVVKRLLAHLSNEERQNTLILLNYPEYSAGRIMNPNFLDLKENMTVKEALQHIKNEGNKKETIYTLFVIDNTRKLKGTVELKDLIFSEEDEFVKNIMNENPTFSTVYDDEEVVARIMQDYDLLAIPVTDSEKRLVGIITIDDIVDVLEESATEDIQKMAAVGVTETSYFHTSIWELIKSRVIWLGALLLFESIAVFVIEGFSDVLQKITVLAAFMPTINAIGGNTGSQMSAIVIRSMAVGDIDDDDLKKVLARELFSSVILGIILGIIMFLRSIVNTREPLIMLSLSLSIIIVVIISNLLGVILPFFAKKIHLDPALISGPFISTLMDILSMFFYFSISVLLLKDML, encoded by the coding sequence GTGAAGGTTGAAGTAAAAGTCGATATAAAAAAATTGATAAACGAAAAGGAGTTTAAACTTCTAAAAGAGTTGTTAAAAGAACAAGAACCCGCAAGAATAGTAGAGATGATCGAAGAATTACCCCACGACGAAAAAATTGTTGTTTTCAGATTTTTACCTAAAGATACCGCTGCAGAAGTATTTTCTCAGTTAGAAAAAGATGATCAAATGGAATTACTCTCTCTTTTTAAAGAAGATAAGTTAAAAGAAATAATAGAGAATATGGAACCTGATGATAGAGCTGATCTTTTAGAAGAGCTTCCTGCTAACGTAGTAAAACGTTTACTTGCTCATCTTTCTAATGAAGAGAGACAAAATACACTTATTCTTCTGAATTATCCAGAATATTCCGCAGGAAGAATAATGAACCCAAATTTTTTGGATCTTAAAGAAAATATGACTGTAAAAGAGGCGCTTCAACATATTAAGAATGAAGGAAATAAAAAAGAAACTATCTACACTTTGTTTGTAATAGATAACACTAGAAAATTGAAGGGCACAGTAGAATTAAAAGATTTAATTTTTTCTGAAGAAGATGAGTTTGTAAAAAATATTATGAATGAAAATCCAACCTTTTCAACAGTTTACGACGATGAGGAAGTAGTTGCAAGAATCATGCAAGATTATGATCTTTTAGCTATTCCGGTTACAGATAGTGAAAAAAGACTGGTAGGAATAATAACCATTGATGATATTGTTGATGTTCTTGAAGAATCAGCCACAGAAGACATCCAAAAAATGGCCGCTGTAGGTGTAACGGAAACTTCTTATTTTCATACTTCTATCTGGGAGCTCATAAAAAGCAGGGTAATCTGGCTTGGTGCATTACTACTTTTTGAGAGCATTGCCGTTTTTGTAATTGAAGGTTTTTCAGATGTGTTACAGAAAATTACGGTGTTAGCTGCATTTATGCCGACTATTAATGCAATAGGAGGAAATACCGGAAGTCAAATGTCCGCTATAGTAATTAGATCAATGGCAGTTGGGGATATTGATGATGACGATTTAAAGAAAGTTTTAGCTAGAGAGTTGTTTTCAAGTGTGATTTTAGGTATAATTTTAGGAATAATCATGTTTTTAAGATCAATTGTTAATACTCGAGAACCTTTAATTATGTTGAGTTTATCTTTATCTATAATTATAGTGGTAATTATTTCAAACCTTTTAGGAGTTATCTTACCTTTTTTTGCAAAAAAAATACATTTAGATCCTGCATTGATCTCTGGACCTTTTATTTCAACTTTGATGGATATATTAAGTATGTTTTTTTATTTTTCTATTTCTGTTTTACTTCTTAAAGATATGTTGTGA
- a CDS encoding HDOD domain-containing protein produces the protein MNENDIKELTKKIKELPTPDFIVQRIIEIANDPEADIDDLHNMIVQSPALTAKILRLANSAYYALPRRVTKLTQAINLLGFKTVRNLALSIFTVENYFSEDIPFFNTQHFWVHLISTGVASELLARYLNFPDKEEAFMCGVLHDLSKVVMAHIMPDVFEMVIKVAQHEKISFFQAENLLSTYSHQQIGRKLFENWNMSDLVIETAAYHDNPLESQDEEAKKILYIVNVGNITTNLYFYGYSGSFDIPEVDLKVWNFLGLNYNKYSSYFEEFKDIIKRSPEFTNMREIFDDLEVTSDGSV, from the coding sequence ATGAATGAAAACGATATAAAAGAGCTTACCAAAAAAATTAAAGAATTACCTACGCCTGATTTTATTGTACAAAGAATTATAGAAATAGCCAACGATCCCGAGGCAGATATAGATGATTTGCATAATATGATCGTTCAATCCCCGGCTTTAACTGCCAAGATTTTGAGACTAGCTAATTCTGCCTATTATGCACTACCAAGGAGAGTAACAAAACTTACACAAGCAATAAATCTACTTGGTTTCAAAACGGTCAGAAATTTAGCTTTAAGTATTTTTACCGTCGAGAATTATTTTTCTGAAGATATACCTTTTTTCAATACTCAGCATTTTTGGGTCCACTTGATCTCAACCGGCGTAGCTTCAGAACTTTTGGCAAGATATCTTAATTTCCCAGATAAAGAAGAAGCTTTTATGTGTGGTGTTTTACATGATCTTAGTAAGGTAGTGATGGCACATATCATGCCAGATGTGTTTGAGATGGTTATCAAAGTTGCTCAACACGAAAAAATTTCTTTTTTTCAGGCGGAAAATTTGTTATCAACTTATTCACATCAACAAATCGGGAGGAAGCTTTTTGAAAACTGGAATATGTCAGACTTAGTAATAGAAACCGCTGCCTACCATGATAATCCTTTAGAATCCCAAGATGAAGAAGCCAAAAAAATATTATATATTGTAAATGTTGGGAATATAACAACAAATTTGTACTTTTATGGTTATTCAGGATCCTTTGATATTCCTGAAGTTGATTTGAAGGTTTGGAATTTTTTGGGATTAAATTATAATAAATATTCCAGTTATTTTGAAGAATTTAAGGATATAATTAAAAGGTCTCCTGAATTTACGAATATGAGAGAAATATTCGATGATTTGGAGGTGACATCTGATGGCTCAGTATAG
- the rbfA gene encoding 30S ribosome-binding factor RbfA has translation MAQYRREMLESEMKKLILQSFSQLKDPRLKDKFIDINMVRLSKDKSYLDVYVSSLDEDVDTIINILNNARGMFRTLIAKNIKMFKAPEIRFHKDKGIEASIRINKLLENIEKNEGGK, from the coding sequence ATGGCTCAGTATAGAAGAGAAATGCTTGAGTCTGAAATGAAAAAATTAATTCTCCAAAGTTTTTCTCAATTGAAGGATCCTAGATTAAAAGACAAATTTATTGATATAAATATGGTACGTCTATCAAAAGATAAATCCTATTTAGATGTATATGTTTCATCACTTGATGAAGATGTTGATACTATTATCAATATTCTAAACAATGCAAGGGGAATGTTCAGAACTCTTATAGCTAAAAATATTAAAATGTTCAAAGCTCCTGAGATAAGATTCCATAAAGACAAAGGTATTGAAGCAAGTATAAGAATAAATAAATTACTAGAGAACATAGAGAAAAATGAGGGAGGTAAATGA
- the truB gene encoding tRNA pseudouridine(55) synthase TruB, with product MKSGFLVINKPKGITSHDVVSIIRKKFGIKKVGHAGTLDPFATGVLVVGINKATRLLEFFQNEKKTYYVKAELGIITDTFDIEGKIQERNEVSQQQISNLKNTCFSFVGEYLQVPPAYSAKKYNGKKLYEYAREGKIINLPPKKVNIYQIANFSQEGREFSFYVEVSSGTYIRSLIMDIGYALGCGAVTKELCRIKSGKFELKDSILLEEASLGKILKMDEALDLPYVKINNGQQAIKGQQIYKDNIIEFSNFNKNDYVKIYDEKQSFLGIGRAEKKSTFLKTLLKEEERNDRIVKIYKILYEVT from the coding sequence ATGAAAAGTGGATTTTTAGTAATCAACAAACCAAAGGGGATTACTTCTCATGACGTAGTCTCAATAATCAGAAAAAAGTTTGGGATTAAGAAGGTTGGCCATGCTGGTACTCTTGATCCCTTTGCTACTGGGGTGCTAGTAGTAGGAATAAATAAAGCCACTAGGTTATTAGAATTTTTTCAAAACGAAAAAAAGACGTATTATGTAAAAGCGGAATTGGGGATCATCACAGATACTTTTGATATAGAAGGAAAAATACAAGAAAGGAACGAAGTTAGTCAGCAACAAATCTCTAATTTGAAAAACACATGTTTTTCTTTTGTGGGGGAATATTTACAGGTCCCGCCGGCGTATTCGGCTAAAAAATATAATGGTAAAAAACTTTATGAATATGCGCGTGAAGGTAAAATAATCAATCTCCCTCCAAAAAAAGTAAATATATATCAGATTGCAAATTTCTCACAAGAAGGTCGAGAATTTAGTTTTTATGTAGAAGTCAGTTCTGGAACTTATATAAGATCTTTAATTATGGATATAGGATATGCTTTAGGATGTGGAGCTGTTACCAAGGAACTTTGCAGAATTAAAAGTGGTAAGTTCGAATTAAAAGATAGTATTCTGTTAGAAGAGGCATCATTGGGAAAAATCTTAAAAATGGATGAGGCTTTAGATCTACCTTACGTTAAGATTAATAACGGTCAACAAGCCATTAAAGGTCAGCAAATTTATAAAGATAATATTATTGAATTTTCTAATTTCAACAAAAATGATTACGTTAAAATATACGACGAAAAACAATCTTTTTTGGGAATAGGCAGAGCTGAGAAAAAATCGACGTTTTTAAAAACTCTTCTTAAAGAAGAGGAAAGAAACGATAGAATAGTAAAAATATATAAAATTCTTTACGAGGTGACATGA
- the ribF gene encoding riboflavin biosynthesis protein RibF, with product MKLYALTIGIFDGVHKGHQYILKNTLQLANQLRFDPLVLMFRYPPEKYIGGFEGLILPSWRRKQICEDMGFKVEVKDLEEVWGLPHEQYLEELIKKDVKAIVCGEDFTFGKNALGNVEYLQAVSQSKGLVVKVLKDLKTSGKRVSSSAIKRELKLGDIKRANEMLGRPWTLEGTVYEDRHVGFKLGFPTANINVWEKEKILLPKFGVYIVKGYVKGRSGFLWGLMNIGLRPTFNEYRKTPKVEVYFLDFFGDLYGDYIVLEVIDFLRDEVKFENERELIAAMEKDEDQARKIIQNHYI from the coding sequence ATGAAATTGTACGCGCTCACAATCGGAATATTTGATGGTGTACATAAAGGCCATCAGTATATACTAAAAAATACTCTTCAACTTGCAAATCAGTTAAGGTTTGACCCCTTGGTTTTGATGTTTAGATATCCTCCTGAAAAGTATATAGGTGGTTTTGAAGGGCTTATTCTACCTAGTTGGAGAAGAAAACAAATTTGTGAAGATATGGGATTTAAGGTTGAGGTAAAAGATCTTGAAGAAGTATGGGGATTACCTCATGAACAATATCTTGAGGAATTGATAAAAAAGGATGTAAAAGCAATTGTTTGTGGTGAAGATTTCACGTTTGGGAAAAATGCTTTAGGGAATGTGGAATATTTACAAGCAGTTAGTCAAAGCAAAGGGTTAGTGGTCAAAGTATTGAAAGATTTAAAAACTAGTGGAAAAAGAGTTAGTTCTTCAGCAATAAAAAGAGAGTTAAAATTAGGTGATATTAAGAGAGCAAATGAAATGCTTGGAAGACCCTGGACACTTGAAGGTACAGTTTATGAAGACAGGCATGTTGGGTTTAAGCTTGGATTTCCAACCGCAAATATTAACGTTTGGGAAAAAGAGAAAATCCTGTTGCCAAAATTTGGTGTTTACATTGTGAAAGGATATGTAAAGGGACGATCAGGTTTTTTGTGGGGCCTAATGAATATCGGTCTAAGACCAACTTTTAACGAATATAGAAAAACACCAAAAGTTGAAGTTTATTTTTTAGATTTTTTTGGTGATCTATATGGCGATTATATCGTTTTAGAGGTAATTGATTTTTTACGGGATGAAGTAAAATTTGAAAACGAAAGAGAATTAATAGCTGCTATGGAAAAAGACGAGGATCAAGCTAGAAAGATTATACAGAACCATTATATATAG
- a CDS encoding M3 family oligoendopeptidase — protein MSTWDLTFFYSSPEDKKIKEDFEDSLKGTKKLQQQYYDKLSDPSLTPTELKNFFEEFEKILKMHNFAYQYCHLLYDSNTRDETVQKLYATAKDYDSKIEMESSFWKPRLLKQSEEKLSELMSAQELKDYTHLLQRLNKSKRHILSEDGEKVLAAMYNSSRGGFEELYGRLTSSYTFKLEIDGEVKELTDPQVRALRRKPDVNLRRQAMKEFFKKYDEDSLIFEKTYNFIVKNYDTEANLRNYRKPISMRNLNNEVEDEIVETVIKVTTERTPMVQRYYEWKGKKLGIEQTLADIYAPLAKVQKEYTFEEAQKIVLDSYYEFDEEIGEIVESFFKERRIDSEIRKGKRGGAYTSYALPNRKPFILLNFTGTLADVSTLAHELGHGIHGTLASEQNIWNYHPPLTMAEVASVFGEMLVIDKILPTLSEEERTAYLASNVEEMFSTMFRQNMIARFEISSHNLIEQNGSASWKELAELYKKELKIMFGDSVIIPEEYYYEWASIPHIFRTPFYVYAYNFANLLVIGLYQQYKVEGKSFVPKYKELLRSGAKDSPKELLKKIGIDISNKDFWEKGFEFIEREFISKLDRKN, from the coding sequence TTGTCTACTTGGGATTTAACATTTTTTTATTCTTCACCAGAAGATAAAAAGATTAAAGAAGATTTTGAAGATAGTTTGAAGGGAACCAAAAAGTTGCAGCAGCAGTACTATGACAAACTATCTGACCCTTCTTTGACTCCGACCGAACTAAAAAATTTCTTCGAAGAGTTTGAAAAAATTTTAAAAATGCATAATTTTGCTTATCAGTACTGTCACTTGCTTTATGATTCCAACACCCGTGATGAAACTGTTCAAAAACTCTATGCCACAGCTAAAGATTACGATTCAAAAATAGAAATGGAATCATCCTTTTGGAAGCCGAGGTTATTGAAGCAAAGTGAGGAAAAGTTAAGCGAATTAATGAGTGCCCAGGAACTGAAAGATTACACTCATTTGCTTCAACGGCTTAATAAATCAAAAAGGCATATATTGAGTGAAGATGGGGAAAAGGTATTAGCCGCTATGTACAACTCATCACGAGGAGGCTTTGAAGAGTTATATGGTCGGTTAACAAGTTCTTATACTTTCAAATTAGAGATCGATGGTGAAGTTAAAGAATTAACCGATCCACAAGTAAGAGCTTTAAGACGAAAACCTGATGTAAATTTGAGACGTCAAGCGATGAAAGAATTCTTTAAAAAGTATGACGAAGATAGTCTCATCTTCGAAAAAACATACAATTTTATCGTAAAAAATTACGACACAGAGGCTAATTTGAGAAACTATCGAAAACCGATTTCTATGAGGAACTTGAACAATGAAGTTGAAGATGAAATTGTGGAAACCGTTATAAAAGTCACGACTGAAAGAACCCCTATGGTTCAGCGATATTACGAATGGAAGGGTAAAAAGTTGGGAATAGAGCAAACCCTTGCTGATATCTATGCACCCTTAGCAAAAGTACAAAAAGAATATACTTTTGAAGAGGCACAGAAGATTGTTTTAGATTCATATTACGAGTTCGATGAAGAAATTGGAGAAATTGTTGAATCTTTCTTTAAAGAAAGGAGAATAGATTCAGAGATAAGAAAAGGTAAAAGAGGCGGAGCTTACACTTCTTACGCACTTCCTAATAGAAAACCTTTCATTTTGTTAAATTTTACTGGAACTCTTGCAGATGTGAGTACTTTAGCTCATGAACTTGGACATGGGATACATGGGACTTTAGCCTCTGAACAAAACATTTGGAATTATCACCCCCCTTTAACGATGGCCGAAGTTGCATCTGTGTTTGGTGAGATGTTGGTGATAGACAAAATACTACCTACCCTTTCTGAAGAGGAAAGAACGGCTTACCTTGCATCGAATGTTGAAGAAATGTTTTCGACAATGTTCAGGCAAAATATGATTGCTAGATTCGAAATATCATCTCACAATTTGATAGAACAAAATGGAAGCGCGAGTTGGAAAGAACTTGCAGAACTGTATAAGAAAGAATTAAAAATCATGTTTGGTGATTCAGTAATAATACCAGAGGAATATTACTATGAATGGGCAAGCATACCCCATATCTTTAGAACACCTTTTTACGTATATGCATACAATTTTGCTAATTTATTAGTTATAGGGTTGTACCAACAATACAAGGTTGAAGGAAAATCTTTCGTACCGAAATACAAAGAGTTGCTTAGAAGTGGAGCAAAAGATTCACCGAAAGAATTATTAAAAAAAATTGGGATTGATATTTCAAATAAAGATTTTTGGGAAAAAGGTTTCGAATTCATAGAAAGGGAATTTATCAGCAAATTAGATAGAAAAAACTAG
- a CDS encoding CBS domain-containing protein, whose protein sequence is MVPKIIITTHKNADFDGFAACVAASLIYESSIIVLEGEPQQNLKEFLNIYDIQYEKENDFIKEYQEEIKNHKFEKIVIVDTADINRIPESIKSLIEQGTEVDIYDHHPELKEQNIKGNNYSKEVGSATTLVVQKLLENHVVLPDTYETLFLIAIHEDTGNFVYSTTTPMDHQISAELLKGGARIEEVEEFVSLEMTKEQKELFNKLYNNVQELTLEEVTIHIAFSQTDKFIGGLNVITHKLFETLTPDVLFVVAKMCKTIYIVARSRIEDIDLNKILSLFGGGGHKKAGSAKTKGLRVQEVIDKIKKELKTSFITILKAKHIMSSPVRTILSFETVERAHELMFQTGHSGLPVISDNKLVGIVTKKDIEKAMKHGLRNAPVKAIMSTNLKVVDVETSLTQVRRIMAEADIGRIPVLKDGILVGIITRTDLLRATNGVFNFSLSPILEEKYKSLNLKEDMEKTLPPSILNLLKLIGLYGNELGINVYVVGGFVRDLLLAIRSKLNGAKKSIPYDIDVVVEGDGLLFGKYVAKQLRAKYVEHPKFHTCSIFYRNGENKIIRIDIATARTEYYEEAGELPKVELSTIKKDLYRRDFSINAMAIKLNSGSFGILMDFFNCRSDLEEGRIRILYPLSFIEDPTRILRAIRFEQRFGFEIELNTLTKLEEAVENGYLEKVTGMRIREELEKILEEPEPLKAIKRMGKLKIILHLFEKTYYSPTLEKDLEKLFDVRQYFKANLPIYLNKVRLFHLVLYVLLQYTPEETLKKISARYGLPKDFIKNLMQVKKVYSEISKDLNNKGKISKLSYYYEKTNGFQNEQLIFLAVKLPEELLGKYYEYLRKIEELKLSITGKDLLKKGYEGVQIKTKLEEIKKKLLNGEIQPGEEKNLI, encoded by the coding sequence TTGGTTCCTAAAATTATAATAACTACCCATAAAAATGCGGATTTTGACGGTTTTGCTGCATGTGTTGCGGCATCATTAATATATGAAAGTTCTATTATTGTGCTTGAAGGAGAACCTCAGCAAAATCTTAAGGAATTTTTGAATATATACGATATTCAATATGAAAAAGAAAATGATTTTATAAAAGAATATCAAGAAGAGATTAAAAACCACAAGTTCGAAAAAATTGTGATTGTGGATACTGCGGATATCAATAGAATTCCAGAATCTATAAAATCGCTCATTGAACAGGGAACTGAAGTTGACATATACGACCATCATCCTGAGTTAAAGGAGCAAAATATCAAAGGAAACAATTATTCTAAAGAAGTAGGAAGTGCAACAACACTAGTTGTTCAAAAATTATTAGAAAACCATGTAGTTCTTCCTGATACCTATGAAACTCTTTTTTTAATAGCAATCCATGAAGATACGGGAAATTTTGTTTATTCTACAACAACTCCAATGGATCATCAAATCTCTGCAGAGCTATTAAAAGGCGGTGCTAGGATAGAAGAGGTAGAAGAGTTTGTTTCGTTAGAAATGACCAAAGAGCAAAAAGAACTTTTTAACAAACTCTATAACAATGTACAAGAACTTACCTTGGAGGAAGTAACAATACATATCGCCTTTTCTCAAACAGACAAATTTATAGGTGGGTTAAACGTTATAACCCACAAATTGTTTGAAACTCTGACTCCTGATGTCTTGTTTGTTGTTGCAAAAATGTGCAAAACCATTTATATAGTTGCAAGATCAAGAATTGAAGATATAGATTTAAATAAAATTCTATCTTTATTTGGCGGCGGAGGCCATAAAAAAGCCGGCTCAGCCAAAACAAAAGGTCTTAGAGTACAAGAGGTTATTGATAAGATTAAAAAAGAGCTAAAGACTTCTTTCATAACAATTTTAAAAGCAAAGCATATTATGTCATCTCCCGTTAGAACCATATTATCATTTGAAACAGTTGAAAGGGCTCATGAATTGATGTTTCAAACAGGACATTCTGGCCTCCCTGTAATTTCTGACAATAAATTAGTGGGTATTGTAACTAAAAAAGATATAGAAAAGGCAATGAAACATGGTTTAAGAAATGCACCTGTTAAAGCGATAATGAGTACTAACTTAAAAGTTGTTGATGTAGAAACTTCGTTGACTCAAGTAAGAAGGATCATGGCAGAGGCAGACATCGGTAGAATTCCCGTTTTAAAAGATGGTATACTTGTAGGCATAATAACTAGAACAGACCTTTTAAGGGCGACTAACGGAGTTTTTAATTTTTCACTTAGCCCAATTTTAGAAGAAAAGTATAAATCGTTAAATTTAAAAGAAGATATGGAAAAAACCCTACCCCCATCTATTCTTAATCTTTTAAAACTTATCGGTTTGTATGGGAATGAGTTAGGGATAAACGTATATGTAGTAGGGGGATTTGTCAGAGATCTTTTGCTGGCGATTAGATCTAAATTAAACGGTGCAAAAAAGTCCATACCTTACGATATAGATGTGGTAGTGGAAGGGGATGGCTTGTTGTTTGGGAAATATGTTGCCAAACAATTGAGGGCAAAGTATGTTGAACACCCTAAATTTCACACCTGCTCAATTTTTTATAGAAATGGGGAAAATAAGATAATAAGGATTGATATTGCAACTGCAAGAACAGAATATTATGAAGAAGCAGGAGAACTACCTAAAGTAGAGTTATCAACTATTAAAAAAGATTTATACAGAAGGGATTTTTCGATAAACGCTATGGCCATAAAGCTTAATTCGGGTTCCTTTGGAATACTGATGGATTTTTTTAATTGTAGAAGTGATCTTGAAGAAGGCAGAATCAGGATACTTTATCCCCTCTCTTTTATCGAAGATCCTACTAGAATATTGAGAGCTATAAGGTTTGAACAAAGATTTGGTTTTGAAATTGAGCTTAACACCTTAACAAAACTGGAAGAAGCTGTAGAAAATGGATATTTGGAAAAAGTAACTGGAATGAGGATAAGAGAGGAATTAGAAAAAATTTTAGAAGAACCAGAACCTTTGAAAGCAATAAAAAGAATGGGTAAACTGAAAATAATTCTTCACTTGTTCGAAAAAACTTACTATTCTCCAACACTAGAAAAAGATTTAGAAAAACTTTTTGATGTTAGGCAATACTTTAAGGCTAACTTACCAATTTATCTTAATAAAGTCCGACTATTCCACTTAGTTTTATACGTTCTTCTGCAATACACTCCAGAAGAAACTCTCAAAAAAATTAGTGCAAGATATGGATTACCGAAAGATTTTATTAAGAATTTAATGCAAGTAAAAAAAGTATATAGTGAAATTTCTAAAGATTTAAATAACAAAGGAAAAATATCAAAATTGTCTTATTATTATGAAAAAACCAACGGTTTTCAAAATGAACAATTAATTTTTTTAGCCGTAAAACTTCCAGAAGAATTATTAGGAAAATACTATGAATATTTAAGAAAAATAGAGGAATTAAAACTATCCATCACAGGTAAAGATTTATTAAAGAAAGGATACGAAGGAGTTCAAATTAAAACAAAGTTAGAAGAAATTAAGAAAAAACTTTTGAATGGCGAAATACAACCTGGCGAAGAAAAAAATTTGATTTAA